The following proteins are encoded in a genomic region of Nocardioides sp. cx-173:
- the mobF gene encoding MobF family relaxase: MKFYRGSAAAARSYVEADHSRADDYYLAEGSGLAEHYIAGAGAVHRVGDLDGPTYERWVGGYDVLTGAAKGRLRDDARALRFVEVIVNGPKSWSLAAALHPDIAAAYDAAMSRAAGEVIGWVAEHATTRVGPRGRQVQVPVEMVEAAVVRHYTSRAGDPHRHLHVQINARVFARGAWRGLHSVGVVDSIEALNGIGHAAVMCDPDFRAALAERGYSLDDDGEIQQLAPYAGGFSQRAAQINRNVDRYEAAWRAEHPDQEPGPRLRRTWDRRAWADARPDKVVPQGGADLVAAWNSELRDLGFTPPTIRAPEPGLQIGRINRDVAADLVLSRLGGKRSAWNAADIRGEAERLIASVGVVAERPVRHELVEDVADRARTRCVPLLERDDVPEHVRSLTSERVLDVEADLVDSIAARSARPVTDAVRLRGVAHLDPAQRRVVAALAGDAGLLVIEGAAGTGKTTTLAAARDVLDDADRRLVVVTPTLKAAQAAQQQVGTDAFSAAWLIHQHGYRWDQDGHWSRTDAAPEARARLLPGDVLLVDEAGMLDQDTARALFAIADRAHAVVALLGDRHQLPAVGRGGVLDLAARWVRPEAHHELESVHRFSDPAYADLSLLMRTGERAGEVFDALLERGEVVVHASEVERTAALAAIGADGDQLVITDTRDQVGALNAAIRDRRHSVGEQSGELTTCRGERIGLGDRVATRRNDRDLAVANRDTWTVAGIGVDGSLLVTGRAGRRTLPAAYVHDHVELAFTTTAYGAQGETVDSAHLALGDATGAASAYVGMTRGRHRNVAHLVAETVDDARSQWVDVFNRDRADLGPTHAADRAADDIDRYGPNAQPTAAGLHAEGLRDGPRRPPQPIPAPRPSSRGIGR; encoded by the coding sequence GTGAAGTTCTACCGAGGCTCTGCGGCCGCCGCGCGCTCCTACGTCGAGGCCGACCACTCACGCGCCGACGACTACTACCTGGCCGAAGGCAGCGGCCTGGCCGAGCACTACATCGCCGGCGCCGGAGCTGTGCACCGCGTCGGCGACCTCGACGGCCCGACATACGAGCGCTGGGTCGGCGGGTACGACGTGCTAACCGGCGCTGCCAAGGGGCGCCTGCGCGACGACGCACGCGCGCTGCGGTTCGTCGAGGTCATCGTCAACGGGCCGAAGTCCTGGTCGCTCGCCGCCGCACTCCACCCCGACATCGCGGCGGCGTACGACGCGGCGATGAGCAGAGCAGCTGGTGAGGTGATCGGGTGGGTGGCCGAGCACGCCACCACCCGGGTCGGGCCGCGCGGGCGTCAGGTGCAGGTGCCGGTGGAGATGGTCGAGGCGGCCGTCGTACGTCACTACACCTCGCGAGCCGGCGACCCGCACCGTCACCTCCACGTGCAGATCAACGCACGCGTCTTCGCTCGCGGCGCGTGGCGTGGACTGCACTCGGTCGGCGTCGTCGACAGCATCGAGGCACTCAACGGGATCGGTCACGCCGCCGTGATGTGCGACCCCGACTTCCGGGCCGCGCTCGCTGAGCGGGGCTACAGCCTCGACGACGACGGCGAGATCCAGCAGCTCGCGCCGTACGCCGGCGGGTTCAGCCAGCGCGCCGCACAGATCAACCGCAACGTCGACCGGTACGAGGCCGCCTGGCGGGCCGAGCACCCCGACCAGGAGCCCGGGCCGCGACTGCGCCGTACCTGGGACCGTCGCGCGTGGGCGGACGCGCGACCCGACAAGGTCGTGCCCCAGGGCGGCGCCGACCTCGTCGCCGCATGGAACAGCGAACTGCGCGACCTCGGCTTCACGCCACCGACCATCCGCGCGCCAGAGCCGGGTCTTCAGATCGGTCGGATCAACCGCGACGTCGCCGCCGACCTTGTGCTCAGCCGGCTCGGCGGCAAGCGGTCGGCGTGGAACGCAGCCGACATCCGCGGCGAGGCCGAACGACTGATTGCCTCCGTCGGCGTGGTCGCCGAGCGACCCGTCCGGCACGAGCTGGTGGAGGACGTCGCCGATCGTGCCCGAACACGATGTGTGCCGCTGTTGGAACGTGATGACGTCCCGGAGCATGTCCGCAGTCTGACGTCCGAGCGAGTCCTCGATGTCGAAGCCGACCTGGTCGACAGCATCGCTGCACGCTCTGCGCGGCCGGTCACTGACGCGGTCCGGCTCCGCGGCGTCGCGCACCTCGACCCCGCGCAACGACGCGTCGTCGCGGCTCTCGCCGGTGACGCCGGCCTTCTGGTGATCGAAGGCGCCGCCGGCACTGGCAAGACCACCACCCTGGCTGCCGCGCGCGACGTACTGGACGACGCCGATCGTCGACTCGTGGTCGTCACACCCACGCTCAAGGCAGCCCAAGCGGCGCAGCAGCAGGTCGGTACCGACGCCTTCTCCGCCGCGTGGCTCATTCACCAGCACGGCTACCGCTGGGACCAGGACGGCCACTGGTCGCGGACCGACGCCGCGCCCGAGGCCCGCGCCCGTCTGCTCCCCGGCGATGTCCTCCTCGTCGACGAGGCCGGCATGCTCGACCAGGACACCGCTCGCGCGCTGTTCGCCATCGCCGACCGGGCGCACGCAGTCGTCGCGCTCCTCGGCGATCGCCACCAGCTGCCGGCCGTTGGCCGCGGCGGTGTCCTCGACCTCGCCGCACGCTGGGTGCGACCCGAAGCGCACCACGAGCTCGAGTCGGTCCACCGATTCAGCGATCCCGCGTACGCCGACCTCAGCCTGCTCATGCGAACCGGCGAGCGTGCTGGTGAGGTCTTCGACGCCCTTCTCGAACGCGGCGAGGTCGTCGTCCACGCCAGCGAGGTCGAACGCACGGCCGCCCTGGCCGCGATCGGTGCCGACGGCGATCAGCTCGTCATCACCGATACCCGCGACCAGGTCGGTGCGCTCAACGCAGCGATCCGCGACCGCCGACACTCCGTTGGTGAACAGTCTGGCGAACTCACCACGTGTCGTGGTGAGCGGATCGGTCTCGGCGACCGGGTGGCCACCCGACGCAACGACCGCGACCTCGCAGTCGCCAACCGCGACACCTGGACCGTCGCAGGCATCGGCGTCGACGGCAGCCTCCTCGTCACCGGCCGCGCCGGCCGACGCACCCTGCCTGCCGCGTACGTCCACGATCACGTCGAGCTCGCCTTCACCACCACCGCCTATGGAGCCCAGGGAGAGACCGTCGACTCCGCCCACCTGGCACTCGGCGACGCGACCGGGGCCGCCTCGGCGTACGTCGGCATGACCCGCGGCCGCCACCGCAACGTCGCCCACCTCGTCGCCGAGACGGTCGACGACGCCCGCAGCCAATGGGTCGACGTCTTCAACCGCGACCGCGCCGACCTCGGCCCAACGCACGCCGCCGACAGAGCCGCGGACGACATCGACCGGTACGGACCGAACGCGCAGCCGACCGCCGCGGGACTCCACGCTGAGGGGTTGCGCGACGGCCCACGTCGGCCACCCCAGCCGATCCCGGCTCCTCGACCGAGCTCCCGTGGGATCGGCCGCTGA
- a CDS encoding helix-turn-helix domain-containing protein, translating into MAERRPIPVYLSLEEAAEAMSVSVKTIRRWIAAGTLPAYRCGKRAIRIKLEDLEATPRQIPSARW; encoded by the coding sequence ATGGCTGAGCGACGCCCCATCCCGGTCTACCTCAGCCTCGAGGAAGCCGCCGAAGCCATGTCGGTCTCGGTCAAGACCATCCGGCGCTGGATCGCCGCCGGCACCCTCCCCGCATACCGCTGCGGCAAACGCGCCATCCGGATCAAACTCGAAGACCTCGAAGCAACTCCCCGGCAGATCCCGTCCGCTCGCTGGTGA